Within the Syngnathus scovelli strain Florida chromosome 6, RoL_Ssco_1.2, whole genome shotgun sequence genome, the region TGTATCTCGGTGTCAGCGGGAAATATTGTAAATGCTATTTAGAAAGCTTTTATCATTTTTCACAAAGGAAATTCATCTTCAGGTGTTTCTGTGGGCAATTATGGAAGACTGAGAAATTTAGGCTGGGGGAAAATAGATATGAATCAAAGGACAAATGTTAAGAGCATTCATTTCCACAAGGTATTTAAGGCTGCTGTGTGCAAATAGACACACACAGCTGATTGGCATTCCACCAGCGGAGTGTGTGATGGCTTTAATTGGACACAGGGGAACTGTGAGAGAGATGAGATGCATAGGCTGTGACACCCCCCGCTACCCTCTCCATTTTTATCCCTCCTTGTCTCCCGTCCATCTGTTTGACTGTCCAACACATTTCCTCATCTTGCTGCAGTTCATATGATTGAATTATCTCATTTTGCTGTGCTCCATTGAAAACAGCAACAAAACCTGTGGTACATTTCCTCAAAACCactgaagcaaaaaataaaaaaagaagaaaattatTTCATGAAATAGATTGTCTAcctgcatttttgttttcaaaaaggtgTGTTGCCAATATTGACACAAGGTCGATCATACGGCAAGCTGACTGAAACACACAATTTGTATTCTGTGGCTACTGCAAGTAATATAGCCGTTGGCGAAACATGTAATGACAAAACGAAAGAACGAGTGGAGGCTGGTCTTGTAGCACGATGATTGATATCGAATCAGATTGAGGAGGCGATGGAAAGGGAACAGAGCAAAACAATGATTAATGGTGCGaagtgaaaacaataaaaaatgacaGGGAGAAGGACACAGCAAGAATATGTTAGGGAACAATTTTGAACAAAAGAAATACTTGTGTGAACAAAAATGGCATCCacatcaaaaataataatgctgATGAGGATGACATTTTATCGGTCTCATAAAGTCAGCAAAGTATGTTGATCAGAATTACGAAATTACTTAGAactaaaaatggatgaatgcaGCCAGATTCTGGTTAAAAGCAACAGTGTGCAAAATGCTTGTATTCATTGTACGTCATTTGTACTGAGCTTTAGAGATGCATAATATATCATCAGTCCGTGCTTCTGTGAAGGTCACGTCAATGTCTGTTGAGGTAAATCTCAATTTCTGTCTCGTTGCGTTCCGGTCATCAGATAAATACCGTGAAGGTATGAGGAGGTTTCAGAGAAGGTCATTGATATGCCAAACAAAGATGCATCTTGTCATTACTGACAAAATGAGACTagggaaattatttttaacaatAAATGTCATAGTGATATTTGATAGTAAAATCAGTTTGAAGCACCTCTGTGATATTTCCTGTGAAAAGCTGTTATGTTCCCACCAACATAATCACTTGACCTGTATGAATCTGCACTGAGGGATTTAAGGGGAATTTTCATTAGCAAAATGAGGAAATAAAAACGTGTGTAGCCTCATTTATAAGcagaaaggattttttttttatcatcattgCAGTGTTATGTTTTATGGCTGACACAATTCTGCTTGCTTTTATAATTTGCTTAGTTTTCTTCCCATTGGAAATGATAGAGATACTGCTCCAGCGTCTTAACTGACATATTCATTAAAACTTTTTCTGTACTGGCACAGAGTATCACTTCCTGAAAATATGGAGTGCAAGAATTCCAGATTAGCAGGCGATTGTTCTGGATTCCTGTTCCATGTCAGGGTCGTAATAATTTTGCTTTGTCTTGGGCTtttatgagctttttttttttttgtttgctaccCTTGTTTCAAAATATAAAGCAGACTCTATGGGTTGACTTTACACCAATGAGTTaatattgaaatgtttttttaaattgtctgTCAAGCATcatagcatttatttatttatttatttatttatttatttatttatttatttattattttagatGGAAATTTGCGTCCAAATCTCTTTAAACTGGAGGTCTATGAGCATCCTGCAACAGATTATGCTCAATGAGGCTCCACTCTACTACTGTGCATATTGCAGTCAAAAAAAGGTGCAATTTTGCTCGTGGGCGCCTCTGAAAGCACTCAGAACAAGAGCTTAGACTGGCATTTGTAACACCAGATAATTGTTACAGAAATGGAACACAAAGAGAGTCATAATTACTTGTAGCGGAAATGAGACGAAGATAAATAGCAGGAAAGTTTTTGTTAAAGCTATAATGAAACCAAAGAAGCAAAAATGTACTCGACAGAAAAGAAAACACGTCGGTCACATTGTCAGCTGCTGCAGGGAGTGTAAGTCTCAATGTTTAACACCTCGCAGGCTTTCACACCGTGATATAAAACATGCTATGCGTGCTTTGTGTCGTTATGTGACACATATGCACTTAGCATAGTAATGAGCCGCAGCTACTGTGCCAAAGTGAGCATTTGCTTCGTGAAACACGCTCGTGGAGGCTTTTGTTGACAACTGCGTGGGATTGTACAGGAGACCTGGGAGATACATTGCAAACATAAAAGAGATGCTTTCCATAAGAGCACAAATAGCCGACACTTAAGTGTATTGGTTTGCCGCTGCCCTACAAATGAATAAGAAATGGACTTGCATCCAGATCTTTTCTTAATAACCCCAAAGGAGTCGAGGCGAGTTTCATGCCCAACCTAATTGTATCCCAAAGCGTCAATGACAAATGATAGGAACACAAACAAGCCACCGCACAAAACGTGTATAgtaacttgtaaaaaaaaaaaattagatcaaagggaaaaaatattCTAAATTGCAGGTCTATTGTGAGTTGTGTTTTCAAAGGTGTCAGGGTCAGTTTTCACTCAACTGCCTTTATAAGCAGCAAGACAAGGCTGCTGCCGGTGGAGCACATGGCCTGAGCATAGGCGGTAGCGGCCATTTTCTCCCCCCCTCATTTTACTCAGACATTCCACGTttatgtggtggagagggtccacagcgtcAAGCACctaggcgtccacatctctgaccggatctcctggtcagagaacatcaccatcgtcaagaaagcCCAGCAACGGTTACACTTcccgagagtcctcaggaggtacaacctgaacatcgacctgttgctgaccttctaccgctcttccatcgagagtctgctgacctactgcatcacagtatggttcggcagctccaccgccactgacagggagaagctgcagagagtggtgaaggcagctcagatgatcattggccgccctctcccctcccttacggacatttacactgcccgctgcctcagcagagctaaggccatctcagcggacagctcccaccctggctccgccctgtttgacctgttgccctctggaaggcgctacaggcaaatgaagaccaggacaaacagactcaaaaccagtttctttcccaaagccatcgccgccctcaactccaaccggcactgatgacactttcctccgtgCACTATCCGCACTAGTGTTTCCTATTATTCATTTACTTTCCTATTTCCTTAAGGACGGGGACACCGGGGCATCCTTCTTCTGTTCTGTTGATTATTTGACTTGTACTTTATCTACCTCTCATGCACtgaatggaggtctccaatttcattgtactatgtagaatgacaataaaggttttctgattctgattctgatgtgAATGAGCAGACAGTTGCACAATTCCCCAAACACATGATGTGGCTGACCCGGTTCACAGAACAAAATGATTTAAATCATTGTGGCCATGATACTTAACTAAAGTCAGCCCTTCTGAGTCGTTTGGTGAACTGTTAAGTTAAATGGCGGTCAATGAAGTTAATGCCAGAGACTGACTTTCTACCCCTTCTTCATCTCTCTCTTGTTTCACTTTTCAGGTTGTCCATGGACGGGCAAAGTATTCTTCTATCAGCTGCGGTTGGCTTCCAAAGATGCTCAGAAACGGAATGAACAATTGAATCATCACTTGAAATCTGTGCCTTCATGGTCTAGCAGCAGATTTTAATCCGAGCATCCGAAGAATCAAATGCAGCTAACAGCATGGAGATAGCTTGCTGCTTTTAAATGGTGCTTTAGCAGGATAGCTTGAGCATACAATTCTTTTAAGGCAACTAGAAGACTGTGTCACATGTTAGCTCACACACGTCAGCTCAAAGGCACATGCAGACTGTCTGTGGGCAGCAGGGCAGATGTCGCCCCCACCTATTGTCCCCTCAAAGCCAGCCGGAGAGAAGATGAGACTTAAGATTGATTGGTTtggtcctctttcttttttccattGCACCCTTTCCGCATCACTCCACCcgacctggcctgtcatcctgcAGCCAAATCCTTTCTCAAAATACCATCGTAGGGTGTGCCTTAAGTAAAAAAATTCTGGATTCTGCCATCCGAACTCTGCAATTACATTAGTAACATCTGAATGCATCAAGAAAGTTTATGCTACATCAAATGACAATTCCCCAAGATGAAATGCTAGCAAAATAGGCACAAGCAGACAGGAGGTGCAATGGAATTATAGCACGAGTAAAAAAAGACAGAGCGAGAGAAGAAGCAAGACCACATCAATGTAATGGCTAAAATGGCTCGACATGTGACAGAATACCCTTCAGGCCGGACCCCCTCCTTTTTCCTGCCCCTCCTCCTGCATTCATTCCTCCCTCTCTCCGCTGTGCTCAACTAGAGTACACGCTTTCCTGGGCTCAGACCAGTGCAACAAAAGACACCAAGCAAAAGAGAAAGCGGAGAGCTTGAGCTGAGCTTCATCGCTTGCACAGATGGTAGAGCGGAGAAGGACGACGACCTGCTGCATCTACATTTGCTCGTTGATGGATTGCCGCTGAAAGCATCAAAGAGGGAAGGACACAGCAGGCCGGATGCGAAAGTCGGGATAAAGATGAGGAGCTTGTCTTGATGGAAAAAGGACTTGGGAATTTCTCAGACCGCAGCTGCGTGTGACTCAACGGCAACTTCAGTGTGTGAGACAAGCACATATTTGTGGAGGTGGGGGTGTGGAAAGAGCTGAGAGAGCGCAAGTGTAGGAAGATCGCCAAGTGCACAGCTTGTGTGGGACAAACAGACTGTGACACATTGTCTTGCGTGCGTTTACTTAAATGAAAGCGTGCGCGACCTCGTAGTCTGAGAGCTTGGCTGGAACTCACCGAAAGCATAGTAAGAGGTGGGCTGGGTACAGTGGCAGGCCCAGGGGTGGGGGCGTGGCCATGGGGGGGCCGCATCTCTTCCTCCACTTTGCACCGGGACAGGCGCTGGGGCTTTTGGGCCGGGGGTCCTTTCAGGGGTGCATCGAGACTTTCGGAGCTGAGACCTTGGCCAAGCAGGTCGGCGCCTGGGGTGGGGGGCTCGGGTAGTCACGGGAAAGGCGACACGACGGAGAAAGTCAGACGGGCAAGATGTTCTCCGAGGGTCTGGCTCGTCCTGGGCTCGCTGGCTCTCGTCTTTCTCACCTCGCTCTTCTTCTCCGTCTCGCTCCGGAGCGGCGTCGGCTTCAACTACCTGGAGCCCCCAAGCTGGGAGGATTCTCGGCGGGTCAAGCTGGTGCCCAGCTATGTGGGCTCACACAAACTGAGCGCCACTGACTCCCAGCAACAGCAAACCTGCGCCTGCCCTCGCTGCGTTGGAGACCCCGGAGTCTCGGACTGGTTCGATGACAACTATGAACCTGATATATCTCCTGTTTGGACCAGAGACAACATCCAGCTGCCCTCTGATGTTTACTACTGGTGGGTGGTAAGTAACAAGCCACTTTTACGTGATTGCTGTGAACACCCGGCAACgtttttaaacaataaaataatgagACAACGACTGGACTGTAGTAGGGAGCTACAGGAAGTTAAAGCTAAGCCACATGTTTAATTTACTTACAGTGCTGTGGCACACTTGTTCGTGACGCTTACAGTAATATTAAATGTGTATCTGTGAGCAAGGACAGGggagaacgagagagcgagagaaagagcGAGCGCATTATGAAGAA harbors:
- the st3gal2 gene encoding CMP-N-acetylneuraminate-beta-galactosamide-alpha-2,3-sialyltransferase 2 → MSRSYCAKTFHVYVVERVHSVKHLGVHISDRISWSENITIVKKAQQRLHFPRVLRRPVQQKTPSKRESGELELSFIACTDGRAEKDDDLLHLHLLVDGLPLKASKREGHSRPDAKRARPRSLRAWLELTESIVRGGLGTVAGPGVGAWPWGGRISSSTLHRDRRWGFWAGGPFRGASRLSELRPWPSRSAPGVGGSGSHGKGDTTEKVRRARCSPRVWLVLGSLALVFLTSLFFSVSLRSGVGFNYLEPPSWEDSRRVKLVPSYVGSHKLSATDSQQQQTCACPRCVGDPGVSDWFDDNYEPDISPVWTRDNIQLPSDVYYWWVMLQPQFKPQNIQQVLLRLFQVIPGRSPYGSWDPARCLRCAVVGNSGNLRGAGYGAVIDGHNYIMRINLAPTVGYEEDAGGHTTHHFMYPESAKNLAANVSFVLIPFKTLDLVWITSALSTGQIRFTYAPVKQFLRVDKDKVQIFNPAFFKYIHDHWTRHHGRYPSTGMLVLFFALHVCDEVNVFGFGADGRGNWHHYWEQNRYAGEFRKTGVHDADFEAQIIQRLAEAGKITVYPGK